The following are from one region of the Elgaria multicarinata webbii isolate HBS135686 ecotype San Diego chromosome 13, rElgMul1.1.pri, whole genome shotgun sequence genome:
- the LOC134408157 gene encoding mRNA decay activator protein ZFP36-like: protein MSSILDVNTLYENLLNLSLKEEPEAPGALLSRRHSASPSETPYSSSDPSPVWPLRSHWSPGSEQLHPIRELGRRRPPVRPDRSVSLIEGRALPAPPPGFPPLQQSPQAPPPSSRYKTELCRTFSETGKCKYGAKCQFAHGAGELRTVSRHPKYKTELCHKFYIHGECPYGSRCHFIHCPEEAHFHAPSPQLLRQSVSYSGVPGPRQASPLPGLPDPASFTRAPSVSPPPTSADLLSPTFGHLNSDPLNSFLSTLSDSLSSAGGGCCSCRCGRPASLAGPFQTSRDYFSAAPGTPTSAAAATLPRTPSSNSLSDPESYSSTSSLSGSDSPVFDLQPPGGPVGNTHRLPIFNRLSVSE from the exons atgAGCTCCATCTTGGACGTGAACACCCTCTACGAG AACCTGCTGAACCTGTCGCTGAAAGAAGAGCCGGAGGCGCCGGGCGCCCTCCTCTCCCGCCGCCACTCGGCCTCCCCTTCGGAGACGCCCTACAGCAGCAGCGACCCCTCCCCGGTGTGGCCCCTCCGCAGCCACTGGAGCCCCGGCAGCGAGCAGCTTCACCCCATCAGAGAGCTGGGGCGGCGGCGTCCCCCCGTGCGCCCCGACCGGTCGGTCAGCCTCATTGAGGGCCGGGCCCTCCCCGCGCCCCCGCCGGGCTTCCCGCCCCTCCAGCAGTCGCCTCAGGCCCCGCCCCCCTCGTCCCGCTACAAGACGGAGCTGTGCCGCACCTTCAGCGAGACGGGCAAGTGCAAGTACGGGGCCAAGTGCCAGTTCGCCCACGGCGCCGGGGAGCTGCGCACCGTCAGCCGCCACCCCAAGTACAAGACGGAGCTGTGCCACAAGTTCTACATCCACGGCGAGTGCCCCTACGGCTCCCGGTGCCACTTCATCCACTGCCCGGAGGAGGCCCACTTCCACGCCCCGTCTCCCCAGCTCTTGCGCCAGAGCGTCAGCTACTCCGGGGTGCCGGGCCCCCGCCAGGCCTCCCCTTTGCCCGGCCTCCCCGACCCCGCCTCCTTCACCCGCGCCCCGTCAGTCTCGCCGCCCCCCACCTCCGCCgacctcctctcccccaccttcgGCCACCTGAACTCGGACCCCCTGAACTCCTTCCTTTCCACCTTGAGCGACTCGCTGTCTTCCgcgggcggcggctgctgctCGTGCCGCTGCGGACGGCCCGCCAGCCTGGCCGGCCCTTTCCAGACCAGCCGAGACTACTTCTCCGCCGCCCCCGGGACCCCgacctctgccgccgccgccaccctgcCCAGAACACCGTCCTCCAACTCCCTCTCCGACCCCGAGAGctacagcagcaccagcagcttgAGCGGATCGGACTCTCCCGTCTTCGACCTGCAACCCCCCGGCGGGCCGGTGGGGAACACCCATAGGCTGCCCATCTTTAACCGCCTCTCGGTCTCGGAGTGA